A stretch of Kyrpidia spormannii DNA encodes these proteins:
- a CDS encoding spore coat protein CotJB, with the protein MKPPVPEEYYQWLEQLQTVDFVLMELHLYLDTHPGDVQALQQYRAWNERRKAIAAGFETRFGPLTAGGNGRSAHHWEWVESPWPWQV; encoded by the coding sequence ATGAAACCACCCGTACCCGAAGAGTATTACCAGTGGCTGGAACAGCTGCAAACGGTCGATTTTGTGTTGATGGAGTTGCATTTGTACCTGGACACCCACCCGGGGGACGTCCAAGCGCTCCAGCAATACCGAGCGTGGAACGAGCGCCGGAAAGCCATCGCGGCCGGGTTCGAAACACGGTTCGGACCCTTGACCGCCGGGGGCAACGGGCGGTCCGCCCATCATTGGGAATGGGTGGAAAGTCCTTGGCCCTGGCAAGTTTAA
- a CDS encoding SGNH/GDSL hydrolase family protein codes for MNAKPLYYIALGDSITAGKGVPEGAAYPNVLFRHLRHSPDCLLENLAISGLTSGELLTLVRNRFAQRLAPANCITLSIGGNDLLRRLITGHRNPYSYVRAVQQLWPTAATLMAEIRRHAPSARVFVLGFYNPYPASWRGFRTTEWLIRRLNWEYAARVAGPCVEFINLQEILPRASQGWLCDGVHPTVAGHRRIAGALFDAYRKTLPEELGSGRLIPSAYRGPRGVKPKSAS; via the coding sequence ATGAACGCCAAACCCCTCTATTACATCGCCCTGGGAGATTCCATCACCGCAGGCAAAGGCGTGCCCGAGGGGGCGGCTTATCCCAACGTATTGTTTCGCCACCTGCGCCACAGCCCGGACTGCCTCCTGGAAAATCTAGCCATCTCCGGGTTGACCAGCGGCGAGTTGCTCACTTTGGTGAGAAACCGATTCGCCCAGCGGCTGGCGCCGGCCAACTGCATCACCCTGTCGATTGGCGGCAATGACCTCCTGCGGCGGCTCATCACCGGTCACCGCAATCCCTACAGCTATGTACGAGCTGTCCAGCAGCTCTGGCCCACCGCCGCTACCCTCATGGCGGAGATCCGGCGGCACGCCCCTTCCGCCCGGGTATTTGTTCTCGGCTTTTATAATCCTTATCCGGCGTCTTGGCGGGGCTTTCGCACGACGGAGTGGCTGATCCGGCGCCTGAACTGGGAGTACGCCGCCCGGGTCGCCGGACCGTGCGTAGAGTTTATCAACCTGCAGGAGATCCTGCCCAGGGCCTCTCAGGGGTGGCTGTGCGACGGCGTTCATCCCACGGTGGCCGGACACCGCCGGATCGCCGGAGCACTCTTTGACGCCTATCGGAAGACTTTGCCTGAAGAGTTGGGTTCTGGTCGCCTCATCCCGTCCGCTTATCGGGGTCCACGGGGTGTAAAGCCGAAATCCGCGTCTTAA
- a CDS encoding HoxN/HupN/NixA family nickel/cobalt transporter, whose translation MNVGAKTLQKKGSWLGYGTAVAALHAAGIASLAAVVPAHPTLLGLGLLAYTLGVRHAFDADHIAAIDNTVRKLLQQGRNPRGVGFFFSVGHSTVVCLMAVATALAAGWAIRAMPSLQAVGGVIGTAVSGGFLLVLGVVNLMILIQILQVFFRMRKGVNEEGRLEELLHARGLIARLVTPLLRFVGRSWHVYPIGFLFGLGFDTASEVSLMALSAGAGQSGLPVVGVLALPLLFAAGMSLFDTADGIFMSEAYSWAFRNPVRKIYYNLTVTGLAAAAALLIGSVELVQVVASHLRTTSGFWTRIQELDLGSVGYVLVVLFGLAWALSYGAWKVFRIEERWALPQDKVRD comes from the coding sequence GTGAATGTGGGCGCGAAAACGTTGCAGAAGAAAGGAAGTTGGCTAGGGTACGGGACGGCGGTGGCCGCGTTGCACGCGGCCGGGATCGCCAGCCTGGCGGCCGTGGTTCCTGCTCACCCCACCTTGCTGGGGCTGGGATTACTTGCATATACCTTGGGCGTTCGCCACGCCTTCGACGCCGATCACATTGCTGCGATTGACAACACGGTTCGAAAACTCCTCCAGCAAGGAAGGAACCCGAGGGGAGTGGGGTTTTTTTTCTCCGTCGGCCATTCGACGGTGGTTTGCCTGATGGCGGTGGCGACAGCCTTGGCCGCGGGCTGGGCGATCCGGGCGATGCCGAGTCTACAAGCGGTGGGGGGCGTGATTGGGACCGCGGTGTCCGGGGGTTTTCTCCTGGTGCTCGGCGTCGTGAATCTCATGATTCTCATCCAAATTCTGCAGGTCTTCTTCCGGATGCGGAAGGGGGTGAACGAAGAAGGCCGGCTGGAAGAATTGCTCCACGCCCGGGGGTTGATCGCCCGGCTCGTCACCCCGCTCCTGCGGTTTGTCGGCCGCAGTTGGCATGTGTATCCGATCGGATTCCTATTTGGCTTAGGCTTTGATACAGCCAGTGAGGTGTCGCTCATGGCTCTCTCGGCCGGGGCCGGGCAAAGTGGCCTCCCCGTTGTCGGGGTTTTGGCGTTGCCCCTCTTGTTTGCCGCGGGCATGAGTTTATTTGACACGGCGGACGGTATTTTCATGTCGGAAGCGTACTCCTGGGCGTTTCGCAATCCTGTGCGGAAGATTTATTACAACCTGACGGTGACAGGGCTAGCTGCGGCCGCAGCTCTGTTGATTGGATCGGTCGAACTCGTGCAGGTCGTTGCTTCCCACCTTCGCACGACAAGCGGATTTTGGACGCGGATTCAAGAACTGGATCTCGGATCCGTCGGCTATGTACTGGTGGTCTTGTTTGGGTTGGCATGGGCGTTATCCTATGGGGCATGGAAAGTGTTTCGCATTGAAGAACGGTGGGCTTTGCCTCAGGATAAGGTGCGGGATTGA
- a CDS encoding deoxyribonuclease IV, whose translation MKIGANVSIAKTGLLAAVEESIGYRATSLMIYTRSNRGGRAKPIEQFHRDEAWALMKEHGIGDPVVHAPYLINLASPKDDTWEYGIGLLREDIDRTAYLQIPWIVFHPGSHTGAGIEYGIERIATGLNRILDEAAEGPMVLLETMAGDGSKVGSRFEEIAEIIHRVERSDRLGVCGDTCHWYSAGYDIVEDFDKVLYTFDDVIGIERLKVFHINDSKNPFDSRKDRHANIGHGSIGAEALRRICHHEVLRDMPLILETPEGHYGEEIAYLRGETDALPQID comes from the coding sequence ATGAAAATCGGGGCCAATGTGTCCATTGCGAAAACGGGTCTGCTGGCAGCGGTGGAGGAGTCCATCGGATACCGAGCCACTTCCCTCATGATTTACACTCGCTCCAATCGGGGGGGCCGGGCCAAACCCATCGAACAATTCCATCGGGATGAAGCCTGGGCGTTGATGAAAGAACACGGGATTGGCGATCCGGTGGTGCATGCGCCTTACCTGATCAATTTGGCCAGTCCAAAAGACGACACGTGGGAGTACGGAATCGGCCTGTTGCGGGAGGACATCGACCGCACCGCCTATCTTCAGATTCCTTGGATTGTCTTTCACCCGGGTTCCCATACCGGGGCGGGGATCGAATACGGCATCGAACGGATTGCCACTGGGCTCAACCGGATTCTGGATGAGGCGGCGGAGGGGCCGATGGTGCTCCTGGAGACGATGGCCGGAGATGGATCGAAGGTGGGCAGTCGATTTGAAGAAATCGCGGAGATCATTCACCGGGTGGAACGTTCGGATCGCCTCGGAGTGTGCGGGGATACCTGCCACTGGTACAGCGCGGGATACGACATCGTGGAGGATTTTGACAAAGTCCTTTATACCTTTGACGATGTGATCGGCATTGAGCGCCTGAAGGTGTTTCATATTAATGACAGCAAAAACCCCTTTGACTCCCGAAAGGATCGGCATGCAAACATCGGGCACGGTTCCATCGGGGCCGAAGCGCTGCGGCGGATCTGCCACCATGAGGTGCTGCGGGACATGCCTTTGATCCTGGAAACGCCGGAAGGCCACTACGGAGAAGAAATTGCCTACCTGAGGGGAGAGACTGATGCGCTGCCTCAGATCGACTGA
- a CDS encoding spore germination protein: MRPINAELDRVVEEVNQTLGVGVSFDVLYRPIDFSGMRLAVYGLNGFFQSLFVFDIVKAVERVAQRLAENKVHGTKALGDAIYAELPFVQVDRTKDLEKALINIMSGPIAIFVDGQSEAILVDTRLYPARNPDDPAVERVVRGPRDGYTETLVTNVALTRRRLRDPGLRFELHQVGQRSKTDVCLVYINDIVNPDLLAAVRKKIQGIRVDGIPMAEQSIEEFLIDNKWNPYPMARYTERPDVVATHLLQGYMAIFVDTSPEVIILPTTFVDHVQHPEDYHQTPLSGTYMRWILLLSVILSVLLPPVWLALIQLAPSMPALHWVVPHKESSIPIWMQMVFAEMGMDILRRAVINTPMPLGNALGIVAGVIFGQTAVTVGLYSAEVMVFMAVTFVASFATSSPELAAANRLVRMMLLILTTLIGPWGCVVGILGWFALLGRSRSFGVPYFWPILPFHFYGFKQMLVREPLPDIKTRISALHPVDPDKRTG; encoded by the coding sequence GTGCGGCCGATCAATGCCGAATTGGACCGCGTCGTAGAGGAAGTGAACCAAACTCTCGGCGTGGGTGTAAGTTTTGACGTCCTGTACCGGCCCATCGATTTCTCTGGTATGCGCCTGGCCGTGTACGGCTTAAACGGATTTTTCCAGAGTTTATTCGTGTTTGACATCGTCAAAGCGGTGGAAAGGGTCGCCCAACGGCTGGCGGAAAATAAAGTGCACGGAACCAAGGCCCTGGGAGATGCGATCTACGCTGAACTGCCTTTTGTTCAGGTCGATCGGACCAAGGACCTCGAAAAGGCCTTGATCAACATCATGTCCGGGCCCATCGCCATTTTTGTCGACGGGCAATCCGAGGCCATCCTGGTGGACACCCGCCTTTATCCGGCGCGAAACCCGGATGATCCCGCCGTGGAGCGGGTGGTTCGAGGCCCGCGGGACGGATATACAGAAACCCTGGTCACGAACGTCGCCTTGACGCGCAGGCGGTTACGGGACCCCGGGCTTCGCTTCGAGTTGCATCAGGTGGGACAGCGCTCGAAGACGGATGTGTGTTTGGTCTACATCAACGACATCGTGAATCCGGATCTGTTGGCCGCGGTTCGGAAGAAAATCCAAGGGATCCGGGTAGATGGGATCCCGATGGCGGAACAGTCGATCGAAGAGTTCCTCATCGACAACAAATGGAACCCCTATCCCATGGCCAGGTACACCGAACGGCCGGATGTGGTGGCGACCCATCTGTTACAGGGATATATGGCCATCTTCGTGGACACGTCCCCGGAGGTGATCATTCTTCCCACCACCTTTGTGGACCACGTGCAGCACCCGGAGGATTACCATCAGACTCCCCTCAGCGGTACATATATGCGATGGATCTTGCTGCTGAGCGTTATTTTGTCGGTACTGCTGCCTCCGGTGTGGCTGGCCCTGATCCAATTGGCCCCGTCGATGCCTGCGCTTCATTGGGTGGTGCCCCATAAGGAGAGCTCTATTCCGATCTGGATGCAAATGGTCTTTGCTGAGATGGGTATGGATATTCTTCGTCGGGCGGTGATCAATACCCCGATGCCACTGGGCAACGCCCTCGGCATCGTGGCCGGCGTCATTTTTGGCCAAACCGCCGTGACGGTAGGGCTTTACAGCGCCGAAGTCATGGTGTTCATGGCCGTCACCTTTGTGGCATCCTTTGCGACCTCCAGTCCCGAGCTTGCCGCCGCCAACCGCCTGGTCCGAATGATGCTCCTCATCCTGACCACGCTGATCGGTCCGTGGGGGTGCGTCGTTGGCATCCTCGGCTGGTTTGCGCTTCTCGGGAGGAGCCGATCCTTTGGAGTCCCGTACTTTTGGCCGATCCTGCCCTTTCATTTTTACGGATTCAAACAAATGCTCGTCCGGGAGCCTTTGCCAGATATTAAGACGCGGATTTCGGCTTTACACCCCGTGGACCCCGATAAGCGGACGGGATGA
- a CDS encoding spore coat associated protein CotJA has protein sequence MFTQQKVYYPYVSPHDPCAPIRQKFYQTPPELYLGFQPPGLPQYPAREALHRGTLWPALYSPYGEPHRGDH, from the coding sequence GTGTTCACCCAACAAAAAGTGTACTACCCTTATGTGAGTCCCCACGATCCTTGTGCGCCCATCCGACAAAAATTCTACCAAACGCCTCCAGAGCTGTACCTGGGATTTCAGCCACCGGGTCTGCCCCAATACCCAGCCCGGGAGGCCCTGCACCGGGGGACCCTGTGGCCGGCGTTATACAGCCCGTACGGGGAACCCCATCGGGGGGATCACTGA
- a CDS encoding manganese catalase family protein, whose product MWVYEKKLQYPVRVSQCNPRLAKYLIEQYGGADGELAAALRYLNQRYTIPDRIAGLLTDIGTEEFGHLEMIATMVYKLTKDATLEQLREAGLSDHVADHGPALFYHNAAGAPFTATYIQAKGDPITDLYEDIAAEEKARATYQWLIDMSDDPDVNDALRFLREREVVHSQRFREAVEILKQEREQPHIF is encoded by the coding sequence ATGTGGGTATATGAGAAAAAGCTGCAATACCCGGTCCGGGTGAGCCAGTGCAACCCACGGCTCGCCAAATATTTGATCGAACAGTACGGCGGAGCGGATGGGGAGTTGGCCGCCGCTCTCCGATACCTCAATCAGCGTTACACCATTCCCGATCGGATCGCGGGCCTGCTTACGGACATCGGAACCGAAGAGTTTGGTCACCTGGAGATGATCGCCACGATGGTGTACAAACTCACCAAAGATGCGACCCTGGAACAGTTGCGAGAAGCCGGGCTCAGCGACCACGTGGCAGACCACGGACCGGCACTCTTTTACCACAACGCGGCTGGAGCGCCCTTTACCGCCACCTATATCCAAGCCAAAGGAGACCCGATCACCGACTTGTATGAAGATATTGCCGCCGAAGAGAAAGCCCGGGCGACGTACCAATGGTTGATCGACATGTCCGATGATCCGGATGTGAACGACGCCCTGAGATTTCTGCGGGAGCGGGAAGTGGTCCACTCCCAGCGATTCCGAGAGGCCGTTGAAATCTTAAAACAGGAGCGGGAACAGCCACATATTTTCTAA
- a CDS encoding DUF2062 domain-containing protein → MKGRERGIFRGLGRWMRYYLLRLVRVRDEQRRVQKGIALGAVMHFIPTPGIGLAVALIIAVFLRANKAATTIANVFAAPAAVPMWFLNYWVGKLFVGAKNAGHVVDVHGQGFVAMWHWLASQGVGFFIGIGVNMVVGFAILYVVSGWVLRRAAAKIQSRRASPSPEGRP, encoded by the coding sequence ATGAAGGGGAGAGAGCGGGGGATTTTTCGCGGTCTGGGCAGATGGATGCGGTATTACCTTTTGCGGCTGGTGCGGGTGCGGGACGAGCAGCGGCGGGTGCAGAAGGGGATCGCCTTGGGGGCGGTGATGCATTTTATCCCCACCCCGGGGATCGGCTTGGCGGTGGCCTTGATCATCGCGGTCTTTCTTCGGGCGAACAAGGCGGCCACCACCATCGCCAATGTGTTTGCCGCGCCGGCAGCGGTTCCCATGTGGTTCCTCAATTATTGGGTAGGCAAACTGTTTGTCGGGGCCAAGAACGCCGGCCACGTGGTGGATGTGCACGGCCAGGGGTTCGTGGCGATGTGGCATTGGCTCGCTTCCCAAGGCGTGGGCTTTTTCATCGGAATCGGCGTGAACATGGTGGTCGGATTCGCCATTCTGTATGTCGTTTCCGGGTGGGTACTGCGCCGGGCGGCCGCGAAGATTCAAAGCCGAAGGGCGTCTCCTTCTCCGGAGGGCAGACCGTGA
- a CDS encoding N-acetylmuramoyl-L-alanine amidase family protein, whose product MANCCWRICTALLTAVLTWAMVPTTSPAAQTQVTVPQVPLEAFSEEDGPVLIDPGHGGIDGGTSVGGILEKDLVLDIGLRLRDVLLKEGCPVVMTRERDEDVSHRYPSPLRSRHARDLRNRVRIARESGAHLFVSIHVNHSSASDPRGAVILHEANDPAGAWLAELAKKQLFGITGRAIVFPNRSLHVLRRAPCPAILVEVGYLSNPTDRQALLDPAYRQRLAEALARAIRAYRITSPVPPERQKKTPIPAFQGMALCGGPKWT is encoded by the coding sequence ATGGCAAACTGTTGCTGGCGAATTTGTACTGCCCTTCTCACAGCCGTCCTCACCTGGGCCATGGTGCCCACGACGAGCCCTGCTGCACAAACCCAGGTCACTGTTCCTCAGGTTCCCCTCGAGGCCTTCTCCGAAGAAGATGGCCCCGTATTGATCGACCCGGGACACGGCGGCATCGACGGGGGGACCTCGGTCGGTGGAATCCTGGAGAAGGACTTGGTGCTCGACATTGGGCTTCGACTTCGGGATGTCCTGTTAAAAGAAGGATGTCCGGTGGTGATGACCCGGGAACGGGACGAAGATGTGAGTCATCGTTACCCATCCCCCCTTCGCAGCCGCCACGCCCGGGATTTGCGCAACCGGGTCCGCATCGCCCGGGAAAGCGGAGCCCATCTGTTTGTGAGCATCCACGTCAATCACTCCTCGGCCTCCGACCCCCGGGGAGCCGTGATCTTGCACGAGGCGAATGATCCAGCCGGCGCGTGGCTCGCCGAACTGGCCAAGAAACAGCTCTTCGGCATCACGGGACGGGCCATCGTGTTTCCAAACCGCTCGTTACACGTGCTCCGGCGAGCCCCGTGTCCGGCCATCCTGGTCGAGGTGGGTTATCTCTCAAACCCGACGGACCGCCAGGCGCTCCTCGACCCCGCCTATCGACAACGCTTGGCTGAAGCCCTGGCCCGGGCGATCCGCGCCTACCGGATCACTTCGCCGGTTCCGCCAGAAAGGCAGAAAAAAACGCCAATCCCCGCTTTCCAGGGGATGGCGCTGTGTGGTGGGCCTAAGTGGACTTGA
- the sleB gene encoding spore cortex-lytic enzyme — translation MRRAIHFAAAILIAVLCLWGSVAPSAQGFANWNWNMMRGSRGADVTELQGRLRYVNYYHGAIDGVFGWQTYWAVRNFQRDVGLRVDGIAGPATKAALVQRSRGYRPAPAQTSAPPATGVGRFSARDIDLLTRLVYGEARGEPYVGQVAVAAVVLNRLEDPRFPHTIPGIIFQPGAFTSVSDGQIWLTPDSEARKAALDAIRGWDPTGGAIYYFNPATATSRWIWSRPQIKQIGRHIFTR, via the coding sequence GTGCGCAGAGCCATTCATTTCGCGGCCGCGATCCTCATCGCGGTCCTTTGTTTATGGGGGAGTGTAGCCCCTTCCGCTCAAGGGTTCGCCAACTGGAACTGGAACATGATGCGGGGCAGTCGGGGTGCGGACGTGACGGAGCTGCAGGGCCGGCTCCGCTATGTGAACTATTACCACGGAGCCATCGACGGGGTGTTCGGATGGCAGACCTATTGGGCCGTGAGAAATTTCCAACGCGATGTCGGTCTGCGAGTGGATGGGATCGCCGGTCCCGCCACCAAAGCGGCTCTCGTGCAAAGGTCCCGGGGATACCGACCGGCCCCCGCCCAAACTTCGGCCCCGCCGGCCACCGGTGTGGGGCGATTTTCCGCCCGGGACATCGATCTGTTAACCCGGTTGGTCTACGGGGAGGCCCGGGGAGAGCCCTACGTCGGCCAAGTCGCCGTCGCCGCCGTGGTCCTCAACCGCCTGGAAGATCCCCGTTTCCCCCACACCATCCCGGGGATCATTTTTCAACCCGGGGCCTTTACCTCCGTCTCGGACGGACAGATATGGCTCACCCCCGACAGCGAGGCCAGAAAAGCGGCCCTGGACGCCATCCGGGGGTGGGATCCCACCGGCGGAGCGATTTACTATTTTAACCCGGCCACCGCCACCTCCCGTTGGATTTGGTCCAGGCCCCAAATTAAACAGATCGGCCGGCACATTTTTACGCGATAA
- a CDS encoding response regulator transcription factor: protein MEATLLLVDDEPRVLDVMATFLQGEGFRIVTAQTGREALEVFQKHQPDLVVLDWMLPEMSGLDVCRELRRMGSVGIIMVTARTEEADKIVGLEVGADDYITKPFSLRELAARIRSVLRRTQGGGDEPSVLRRGDLTIDETKFRVWKGDQEIVLTPTEFKILVTLASRPGTVYSRLQLLQSALGETYLNYERTVDTHVSHLRKKIEDDPAEPRYIQTVYGVGYRFGERL from the coding sequence ATGGAAGCGACGCTCTTGTTGGTGGACGATGAACCGCGGGTCCTGGACGTCATGGCGACGTTCCTGCAAGGGGAGGGGTTCCGAATCGTTACCGCCCAAACCGGCCGGGAGGCCCTGGAGGTTTTTCAGAAACATCAACCGGACCTCGTGGTCCTGGACTGGATGTTGCCCGAGATGAGCGGCCTCGATGTTTGTCGGGAGCTGCGTCGAATGGGCAGCGTGGGCATCATCATGGTGACGGCCCGGACGGAAGAGGCGGATAAGATCGTCGGCCTTGAGGTGGGGGCCGATGATTACATCACCAAACCCTTCAGCCTGCGGGAATTGGCTGCCCGAATTCGCTCGGTGTTGCGGCGCACCCAGGGGGGCGGGGACGAGCCTTCGGTGCTGCGCCGGGGTGATTTGACGATCGACGAGACGAAATTCCGGGTGTGGAAAGGGGATCAGGAGATCGTTCTCACCCCGACGGAGTTCAAAATTCTCGTGACCCTCGCTTCCAGGCCAGGGACGGTTTACAGCCGTCTGCAACTGTTACAAAGCGCCCTGGGGGAGACCTACCTCAACTACGAGCGAACGGTGGATACTCACGTTAGTCATTTGAGGAAAAAAATCGAGGATGATCCCGCGGAACCGCGATATATTCAAACGGTGTATGGGGTCGGATACCGATTCGGTGAGCGCCTGTGA